A stretch of the Glycine soja cultivar W05 chromosome 13, ASM419377v2, whole genome shotgun sequence genome encodes the following:
- the LOC114382270 gene encoding aspartic proteinase PCS1-like: protein MPPSSLFSNMHFLFFFLLSSIHLSVQLNHTTTTTTTNNSTSLFSLSFPLTSLSLSTNTALKMMLRNSLIANTNNNNTQLKSPPSSPYNYKLSFKYSMALIVDLPIGTPPQVQPMVLDTGSQLSWIQCHKKAPAKPPPTASFDPSLSSTFSTLPCTHPVCKPRIPDFTLPTSCDQNRLCHYSYFYADGTYAEGNLVREKFTFSRSLFTPPLILGCATESTDPRGILGMNRGRLSFASQSKITKFSYCVPTRVTRPGYTPTGSFYLGHNPNSNTFRYIEMLTFARSQRMPNLDPLAYTVALQGIRIGGRKLNISPAVFRADAGGSGQTMLDSGSEFTYLVNEAYDKVRAEVVRAVGPRMKKGYVYGGVADMCFDGNAIEIGRLIGDMVFEFEKGVQIVVPKERVLATVEGGVHCIGIANSDKLGAASNIIGNFHQQNLWVEFDLVNRRMGFGTADCSRLAK, encoded by the coding sequence ATGCCTCCATCATCACTGTTTTCAAACATGcatttcttgttcttttttcttctctcctcCATACACCTCTCTGTACAACTCAAccacaccaccaccaccaccaccactaacAACTCAACCTCATTATTCTCACTCTCTTTCCCTCTCACATCACTCTCCCTCTCCACCAACACCGCTCTCAAGATGATGCTACGCAACTCACTCAttgcaaacacaaacaacaacaacacacaaCTTAAATCACCACCTTCTTCTCCTTACAACTACAAGTTGTCTTTCAAATACTCCATGGCTTTAATCGTGGACCTTCCCATTGGTACCCCACCGCAGGTCCAGCCCATGGTGTTGGACACCGGAAGCCAGCTCTCGTGGATTCAGTGTCACAAAAAAGCACCCGCGAAGCCTCCCCCAACGGCGTCGTTTGACCCTTCTCTCTCCTCTACCTTTTCTACCCTTCCGTGTACTCACCCTGTCTGCAAGCCCCGAATTCCCGATTTTACCCTCCCCACCTCCTGCGACCAGAACCGCCTCTGCCACTACTCCTACTTCTACGCCGACGGCACTTACGCCGAGGGCAATCTCGTCAGAGAAAAATTCACTTTTTCGCGTTCCCTTTTTACCCCCCCTCTCATCCTCGGCTGCGCCACCGAGTCCACCGACCCCAGGGGCATTTTGGGAATGAACCGCGGACGCCTCTCCTTCGCTTCCCAgtccaaaattacaaaattctcCTACTGTGTCCCCACCCGCGTGACCCGACCTGGGTACACTCCAACCGGGTCGTTCTACCTTGGCCACAACCCGAATTCCAACACGTTTCGGTACATCGAAATGTTGACTTTTGCTCGGAGTCAACGCATGCCGAATCTCGATCCTTTGGCCTACACTGTAGCCTTACAGGGGATAAGAATCGGAGGAAGAAAACTCAACATCTCGCCGGCGGTTTTTCGTGCCGATGCTGGTGGGTCGGGTCAAACCATGCTTGACTCCGGATCCGAGTTTACTTACCTTGTTAACGAGGCTTATGATAAAGTGCGGGCTGAAGTAGTTAGGGCTGTGGGCCCCAGGATGAAGAAGGGTTACGTGTACGGTGGTGTTGCGGACATGTGTTTCGATGGGAATGCGATTGAGATCGGACGGCTAATAGGGGACATGGTGTTTGAGTTCGagaagggggtgcaaatagtggTTCCCAAGGAGAGGGTTCTGGCTACCGTGGAGGGTGGGGTTCACTGCATCGGGATTGCGAACTCTGATAAATTGGGTGCGGCCAGTAACATTATTGGGAATTTCCATCAGCAGAATCTGTGGGTGGAGTTTGATCTGGTCAATCGCAGAATGGGTTTTGGTACGGCTGATTGTAGTAGATTGGCTAAGTAG